From the genome of Vicia villosa cultivar HV-30 ecotype Madison, WI linkage group LG2, Vvil1.0, whole genome shotgun sequence, one region includes:
- the LOC131648669 gene encoding zinc finger BED domain-containing protein RICESLEEPER 2-like has translation MGVIGHERSVSVLDIGTVGTHMEQGTVTATTPIEPTAPLPLIGRKKRRANANAIRKRSEVWNHFNLIPNSDPATAPCKYCHQKYMCDSKKHGTSNLKSHMKACPKYPLNLSTDPTQIVLTYSTTQGGVLVPTSSKFDPLGCRKGLAYFIILDEKPFITVEGEGFKYFCNQMQPQFTIPSRRTIARDCFQIYLDEKVRLRALFNSNCSRVAITTDCWTFVQNLNYLTLTAHFIDRDWKYQKRIISFTVIPNHRGKTVGKKVEDVLKEWGLRNVSTITVDNAASNDVAVKYLEQKIRNMNGLFLDGFGFHMRCCAHILNLVVRDGLKVASTSISNVRNAIRFVRSSPHRALKFNECVGYAGITCKKSNYYEATNVFSVSTKASLHTAFPYLAGIYVELKQLNMDLNGMFPNVDRDMLDKFKKYWIDITKMNQLLYFGIIFDPRYKLRFVDWCFNDMYGQSSETKKSLLEEINNNLSEIFMVYKQAYDNAEGSIPSMAATISHGETAASIEVTTHVARQNAFQQHLQSMDSVE, from the exons ATGGGTGTGATTGGGCATGAACGGTCAGTTTCGGTGTTGGATATTGGAACCGTCGGAACCC ATATGGAGCAAGGCACTGTAACAGCAACAACACCCATTGAGCCAACCGCACCACTTCCTCTTATTGGTCGGAAGAAAAGAAGAGCAAATGCAAATGCTATTAGAAAGAGGTCTGAGGTATGGAACCACTTTAACCTTATTCCTAATAGTGATCCCGCTACTGCGCCATGTAAGTATTGTCATCAAAAGTACATGTGTGACTCTAAGAAACATGGAACGTCAAACTTAAAGAGTCATATGAAAGCATGCCCTAAGTATCCGTTGAACCTCTCAACCGACCCTACCCAAATTGTGTTGACATATTCAACAACTCAGGGAGGTGTTTTGGTTCCAACATCTTCTAAGTTTGATCCTTTAGGTTGTAGAAAGGGGTTGGCTTACTTTATCATTTTAGATGAGAAGCCATTTATTACAGTTGAAGGAGAGGGATTCAAGTACTTTTGTAACCAAATGCAACCCCAATTTACTATACCATCAAGGAGAACCATAGCTAGGGATTGTTTTCAGATATATCTTGATGAGAAAGTGAGGTTGAGAGCGTTATTCAATTCTAATTGTAGTAGGGTGGCAATTACAACAGATTGTTGGACATTCGTTCAAAATCTTAACTACTTAACCCTCACTGCCCATTTTATAGATAGGGATTGGAAATACCAAAAAAGGATAATTAGCTTTACAGTTATCCCAAATCACCGGGGTAAAACAGTTGGTAAGAAGGTTGAGGATGTGTTGAAGGAGTGGGGGCTGAGAAACGTTTCAACTATCACGGTAGATAACGCAGCATCAAATGATGTTGCTGTTAAGTATTTGGAGCAGAAAATCAGAAACATGAATGGGCTTTTTTTGGATGGATTTGGATTTCACATGAGGTGTTGTGCTCATATATTGAATTTGGTCGTGAGAGATGGATTAAAAGTAGCTAGTACCTCAATTTCAAATGTTAGAAATGCAATTAGGTTTGTAAGATCTTCACCCCATAGAGCTTTAAAGTTCAATGAATGTGTGGGTTATGCCGGGATTACATGTAAGAAGTCG AATTACTATGAAGCGACAAATGTTTTTTCTGTTTCCACCAAAGCGAGCTTGCATACAGCTTTTCCTTACTTGGCTGGAATTTACGTTGAGCTTAAGCAATTAAACATGGACCTTAATGGGATGTTTCCTAATGTAGATAGGGACATGTTGGATAAGTTTAAGAAATACTGGATTGATATCACTAAGATGAACCAACTCCTCTATTTCGGTATTATTTTTGATCCCCGGTATAAGTTAAGATTTGTGGACTGGTGTTTTAATGATATGTATGGACAATCTTCAGAAACTAAGAAATCCTTATTAGAAGAGATCAATAATAATCTCTCAGAAATTTTCATGGTTTACAAACAAGCCTATGACAATGCTGAAGGATCTATCCCGTCTATGGCAGCCACTATTTCTCATGGTGAAACCGCTGCCAGCATTGAAGTAACGACACATGTAGCTAGACAAAATGCATTTCAGCAACATTTGCAGTCTATGGATTCGGTTGAATAG